The following coding sequences are from one Lolium rigidum isolate FL_2022 chromosome 6, APGP_CSIRO_Lrig_0.1, whole genome shotgun sequence window:
- the LOC124667034 gene encoding uncharacterized protein K02A2.6-like, translated as MPGSALKTIPLTWPFAVWGMDMVGKFKTAPGGYTHLLVAVDKFTKWVEAKPIKKCDGKTATKFLRELIYRYGYPHSIITDNGTNFAKGEMADFCKEKGIRLDLAAVAHPESNGQAERANQSILHGIKPRLMVPLERAAGCWAEELPSVLWGIRTTPNRSTGYTPFFLVYGAEAVMPTDIAYDSPRVANYAEEENEQSRQDNVDLLDEARDLALSRTAIY; from the coding sequence ATGCCGGGCTCGGCACTGAAGACCATACCCCTGACCTGGCCATTCGCCGTCTGGGGCatggatatggtgggaaaattcaaaACGGCGCCCGGCGGATATACAcacctcctcgtcgccgtggacaaattcaccaaatgggtagaagcaAAGCCCATCAAAAAATGCGACGGAAAAACGGCGACCAAGTTTCTTCGCGAGTTGATCTACCGttacggctacccccacagcatcatcacggacaatggcacCAACTTCGCCAAAGGGGAAATGGCCGACTTCTGCAAAGAAaagggcatccgactcgacctTGCGGCAGTCGCACACCCCGAGTCGAACGGACAAGCAGAGAGGGCAAACCAGAGCATCCTCCACGGGATAAAACCACGGTTGATGGTACCCCTGGAGCGCGCGGCCGGATGCTGGGCCGAAGAACTACCTTCGGTACTCTGGGGCATTCGCACAACACCAAATAGGTCGACTGGCTACACGCCCTTCTTCCTGGTGTATGGCGCTGAAGCCGTCATGCCAACAGACATCGCCTACGATTCACCACGAGTCGCcaactacgccgaagaagaaAACGAGCAATCTCGGCAAGACAAcgtcgacctcctcgacgaggcacGAGACCTCGCACTCTCAAGAACGGCCATTTACTAG
- the LOC124666630 gene encoding disease resistance protein RGA5-like isoform X1 has protein sequence MEHKNVKEEGEVIVEEESPEVHRNIVLSDLNPPTRDVPIQGRGEVREIGPPFSALLGAMRPLVAKLNMLLLRDAAQELSSEGVKDGMRLLKHDVEKISSYLDDLSEVEDLPATANCWMNEARDMSYDMADYMDNLLFVWPNPVANNIKSTRSLRKLPSHVKTPNTMVNTAAALSEFRMYVQEAIARHQRYDLHLCSTLRRRFVPLGPMLLPTPYEETADIVIDSRMSDFINSLANDGDQQLKVLSVLGSACLGKTTLARVLYNRFGKQYHCRAFIRVSKKMDIKRTFHDILSQLQRHNLAQDSEETDFIDNIKKYLHNKRYLIILDDVWAASVWDIISHAFPNGSHGSRIITTTQIEEVALACCCYQAEHVFEMKPLDDDHSRKLFFNRLFGSESYCPEQFKEVSNEIIEMCGGLPLAIISIASLLASQPFVSVDLLTYIHHSLCFLSPNSTSERTRQVLNVSFSYLPHYLKTCLLYLSMYQEGYKFCKDDLVKQWVVEGFIDTTGGPDIKKVAESYLDELICRRFIQPIHINYNNEVLSYEVHDIVHDLIAHKSEEKKFILAVDYSRKNVSLSHKVRRLSLLFGDARYAKTPPNITMSQVRSLRYFGSFECLPCLTDFKLLRVLNLQLSSLHGNNDPVDLTGISQLFQLRYLKIACHVCIKLPNHGLQLLETLDIMDARVTSVPWDIHLPHLLHLSLPIEGNLLDWSVSKGSLGKLNYLEDLSLRPSTPSYVVERSMEAIGSLIEGHGSLKTIQVVAHGSGVRGASKVTILWDCMPPPPLLQKFECSLHSCIVFYRIPKWFTEHGNLCILKISVRELTINCVDILRGLPALTALSLYVQRAPIQRIIFDKAGFSVLKYFKLRFMSGVAWLAFEAFAMPNLWKLKLVFNAIPPMDQHLLYYCNEGTFKRHQCGTAVIGIEHMPGLKEITVEFGGAAANVEYASRTFVNNHQSNPKINMQMMGYNSYEDESKNQKKQPANEILEEPDEYDKALERAADKRSQESSSRLHVFTMEELVSATSNFSKANFLHGNRDINRLGVYKGSFGGNFRPGLGPQEIAVIRYPNHSKRNDCRCLSELEYLRTMHHPHLAKLVGFCVKGNCMMLVYEYTASISLNKFLIGKDSYDYILSIPLLPRLEIAVGAAKGLAFLHEADKPLVHGHFRASCVLIYPNYLAKLLGFRLVKESKRRYEKARMKDVYNFGVVLLALLAGRPPIDTRYLSRKRYLLKWSRPYLRREDKLYRIMDPGLKGQYSARAAWGAATIAHQCLNRVPKERPCMRDVVDALEPLLALKDGYPPRTLASGIEQQSKTTKWSHVFVKRAKAVSTIACLR, from the exons ATGGAGCACAAGAACGTCAAGGAGGAGGGCGAGGTAATAGTAGAGGAGGAATCTCCTGAGGTGCACAGGAACATCGTCCTCTCTGATCTAAATCCTCCTACCAGAG ATGTTCCGATCCAAGGCAGAGGCGAAGTTAGGGAAATTGGGCCCCCGTTTAGTGCTTTATTAGGTGCCATGAGACCTCTTGTtgcaaagctgaacatgctgctcCTCAGGGATGCTGCTCAGGAATTGTCCTCTGAGGGGGTCAAGGATGGGATGCGCCTTCTCAAACATGACGTTGAAAAGATAAGCTCCTACCTTGATGACCTGTCAGAGGTGGAGGACCTCCCTGCAACAGCTAATTGCTGGATGAATGAGGCACGCGACATGTCTTATGACATGGCGGATTACATGGACAACTTACTATTTGTGTGGCCTAATCCCGTTGCCAACAACATCAAGAGCACCAGATCCCTCCGCAAACTGCCCAGTCATGTCAAGACTCCGAATACTATGGTTAATACTGCAGCAGCGCTATCAGAATTCAGGATGTATGTCCAGGAGGCGATTGCACGGCACCAGAGGTACGACCTCCATTTGTGCAGCACCTTGAGGCGTAGGTTTGTGCCCCTTGGCCCTATGCTTCTTCCAACACCGTATGAAGAAACTGCCGACATAGTAATTGATAGCCGGATGAGTGACTTTATTAACTCACTGGCTAACGACGGGGACCAGCAGCTCAAGGTGCTGTCTGTTCTTGGATCTGCTTGTCTTGGTAAAACTACACTTGCTAGAGTTTTGTATAACAGATTTGGGAAACAATACCATTGTCGAGCTTTCATTCGGGTGTCCAAGAAAATGGATATAAAGAGAACTTTCCATGACATTTTGTCGCAACTGCAACGTCATAATCTCGCACAGGATTCCGAGGAAACTGACTTCATTGACAATATCAAGAAATATCTACACAATAAAag GTACTTAATTATTCTTGACGATGTATGGGCTGCATCAGTATGGGACATTattagtcatgcttttccaaatggtAGTCATGGCAGCAGAATAATAACAACTACACAGATAGAAGAGGTTGCATTAGCATGTTGCTGTTATCAGGCAGAACATGTTTTTGAGATGAAACCCCTAGATGATGATCACTCTAGAAAGCTATTCTTTAACAGACTCTTTGGCTCTGAAAGTTATTGCCCTGAACAGTTCAAAGAGGTTTCAAACGAAATTATTGAAATGTGTGGTGGTTTGCCTCTAGCAATAATCAGTATAGCTAGTCTTTTAGCAAGCCAGCCTTTCGTATCAGTTGATCTATTGACATACATACATCATTCGCTATGCTTTTTATCGCCAAATTCTACTTCAGAAAGAACGAGACAAGTACTGAATGTGAGTTTCAGTTACCTTCCTCATTATTTGAAGACATGCCTACTCTATCTTAGTATGTACCAAGAGGGCTACAAATTCTGCAAGGATGATTTGGTAAAACAATGGGTGGTTGAAGGTTTTATTGATACCACAGGAGGGCCAGACATCAAGAAAGTTGCAGAAAGCTATCTCGATGAACTTATCTGTAGAAGATTCATTCAGCCTATACATATCAACTACAACAATGAGGTGTTGTCCTATGAGGTTCATGACATAGTACATGATCTTATTGCACACAAGtctgaagaaaaaaaattcattttgGCAGTAGACTACAGTCGAAAAAATGTATCACTTTCTCATAAGGTCCGTCGACTATCTCTCCTCTTTGGTGATGCAAGATATGCCAAGACACCACCAAACATCACAATGTCACAAGTTCGGTCTCTTAGATATTTTGGATCATTCGAGTGTTTGCCCTGTCTTACAGATTTCAAGCTTCTTCGTGTTCTAAACCTTCAACTATCGAGTCTTCATGGCAACAATGACCCTGTTGACCTCACTGGGATTTCACAACTGTTTCAGCTAAGATATTTGAAGATTGCATGTCATGTCTGCATAAAACTGCCGAACCATGGACTACAATTGTTGGAAACACTGGATATTATGGATGCAAGAGTCACTTCTGTTCCATGGGATATCCATCTCCCACATTTGTTGCACCTCAGTCTTCCTATCGAGGGAAATCTGCTGGATTGGTCTGTTAGTAAGGGGAGCCTTGGGAAGCTGAACTACCTGGAGGATCTTAGTCTTCGCCCCTCTACACCTTCTTATGTTGTAGAGAGAAGCATGGAAGCTATAGGTTCTTTAATCGAAGGACATGGCAGCCTGAAAACTATACAAGTGGTGGCTCATGGCTCTGGGGTTCGCGGCGCTTCAAAAGTAACCATTTTATGGGATTGCATGCCACCTCCACCCCTTCTCCAGAAGTTTGAATGCTCGCTGCACAGCTGCATCGTATTTTACCGGATTCCTAAATGGTTTACAGAACATGGCAACCTATGCATTTTGAAGATTTCAGTGAGGGAACTGACGATAAATTGTGTCGATATTCTCAGAGGATTGCCTGCCCTCACCGCTCTGTCTCTGTATGTGCAGAGGGCACCCATTCAACGAATCATCTTTGACAAGGCCGGGTTCTCTGTTCTCAAGTACTTCAAGTTGAGGTTCATGAGTGGTGTAGCTTGGCTAGCATTTGAGGCGTTTGCAATGCCTAATCTCTGGAAGCTCAAACTAGTTTTCAATGCCATCCCCCCAATGGACcaacatcttctttattattgtaACGAAGGCACATTCAAACGACATCAATGTGGTACTGCAGTTATCGGCATAGAGCATATGCCAGGCCTTAAAGAGATCACGGTAGAATTTGGGGGCGCAGCTGCTAATGTAGAGTATGCCTCGAGGACCTTCGTTAATAATCATCAGAGCAATCCTAAAATCAATATGCAAATGATGGGTTATAATTCTTATGAAGATGAAAGCAAAAACCAGAAAAAACAACCTGCGAATGAGATTCTGGAAGAACCAGATGAATACGACAAGGCATTGGAGAGAGCAGCTGATAAAAG GTCACAGGAGTCCTCTTCGCGCCTGCATGTCTTCACCATGGAGGAGCTCGTGTCCGCAACCAGCAACTTCTCCAAGGCAAACTTCCTCCATGGAAACCGTGACATTAACCGCCTTGGCGTCTACAAAGGTTCCTTCGGCGGCAATTTCCGCCCAGGCCTTGGGCCACAGGAGATTGCTGTCATCAGGTACCCCAACCATTCCAAAAGGAATGACTGCAGGTGTCTG TCAGAGCTGGAGTATCTCAGGACCATGCATCATCCTCATCTGGCGAAGCTGGTGGGTTTCTGCGTTAAAGGAAATTGCATGATGCTCGTCTACGAGTACACGGCCTCTATCAGCCTAAACAAGTTCTTGATTGGCAAAGATTCATATG ATTACATTCTCTCGATACCATTGTTACCACGGCTAGAGATCGCTGTTGGTGCAGCTAAGGGGCTGGCTTTCCTGCACGAGGCGGATAAGCCATTGGTCCACGGTCATTTTAGAGCTTCCTGCGTTCTTATTTACCCG AACTACTTAGCAAAGCTGTTGGGCTTTCGCCTGGTGAAGGAGAGTAAGCGGAGGTACGAGAAGGCCAGGATGAAGGATGTGTACAACTTCGGTGTGGTGCTCCTGGCGCTGCTAGCTGGGCGGCCGCCCATCGACACACGGTATCTCAGTCGGAAAAGATATCTGCTGAAGTGGTCGCGTCCCTACCTGCGCCGTGAGGACAAGCTGTACCGTATCATGGACCCTGGATTGAAAGGGCAATACTCAGCGCGTGCAGCCTGGGGTGCTGCAACCATCGCGCACCAGTGCTTGAATAGAGTGCCCAAGGAGCGGCCATGCATGCGCGATGTCGTGGATGCACTTGAGCCGCTGCTCGCGCTCAAGGACGGCTACCCTCCGAGGACCCTGGCAAGTGGCATCGAGCAACAGTCAAAGACAACTAAATGGTCACACGTTTTCGTCAAAAGAGCAAAAGCAGTAAGCACAATTGCATGCCTTCGGTGA
- the LOC124666630 gene encoding disease resistance protein RGA5-like isoform X2, translating into MEHKNVKEEGEVIVEEESPEVHRNIVLSDLNPPTRDVPIQGRGEVREIGPPFSALLGAMRPLVAKLNMLLLRDAAQELSSEGVKDGMRLLKHDVEKISSYLDDLSEVEDLPATANCWMNEARDMSYDMADYMDNLLFVWPNPVANNIKSTRSLRKLPSHVKTPNTMVNTAAALSEFRMYVQEAIARHQRYDLHLCSTLRRRFVPLGPMLLPTPYEETADIVIDSRMSDFINSLANDGDQQLKVLSVLGSACLGKTTLARVLYNRFGKQYHCRAFIRVSKKMDIKRTFHDILSQLQRHNLAQDSEETDFIDNIKKYLHNKRYLIILDDVWAASVWDIISHAFPNGSHGSRIITTTQIEEVALACCCYQAEHVFEMKPLDDDHSRKLFFNRLFGSESYCPEQFKEVSNEIIEMCGGLPLAIISIASLLASQPFVSVDLLTYIHHSLCFLSPNSTSERTRQVLNVSFSYLPHYLKTCLLYLSMYQEGYKFCKDDLVKQWVVEGFIDTTGGPDIKKVAESYLDELICRRFIQPIHINYNNEVLSYEVHDIVHDLIAHKSEEKKFILAVDYSRKNVSLSHKVRRLSLLFGDARYAKTPPNITMSQVRSLRYFGSFECLPCLTDFKLLRVLNLQLSSLHGNNDPVDLTGISQLFQLRYLKIACHVCIKLPNHGLQLLETLDIMDARVTSVPWDIHLPHLLHLSLPIEGNLLDWSVSKGSLGKLNYLEDLSLRPSTPSYVVERSMEAIGSLIEGHGSLKTIQVVAHGSGVRGASKVTILWDCMPPPPLLQKFECSLHSCIVFYRIPKWFTEHGNLCILKISVRELTINCVDILRGLPALTALSLYVQRAPIQRIIFDKAGFSVLKYFKLRFMSGVAWLAFEAFAMPNLWKLKLVFNAIPPMDQHLLYYCNEGTFKRHQCGTAVIGIEHMPGLKEITVEFGGAAANVEYASRTFVNNHQSNPKINMQMMGYNSYEDESKNQKKQPANEILEEPDEYDKALERAADKRSQESSSRLHVFTMEELVSATSNFSKANFLHGNRDINRLGVYKGSFGGNFRPGLGPQEIAVISQSWSISGPCIILIWRS; encoded by the exons ATGGAGCACAAGAACGTCAAGGAGGAGGGCGAGGTAATAGTAGAGGAGGAATCTCCTGAGGTGCACAGGAACATCGTCCTCTCTGATCTAAATCCTCCTACCAGAG ATGTTCCGATCCAAGGCAGAGGCGAAGTTAGGGAAATTGGGCCCCCGTTTAGTGCTTTATTAGGTGCCATGAGACCTCTTGTtgcaaagctgaacatgctgctcCTCAGGGATGCTGCTCAGGAATTGTCCTCTGAGGGGGTCAAGGATGGGATGCGCCTTCTCAAACATGACGTTGAAAAGATAAGCTCCTACCTTGATGACCTGTCAGAGGTGGAGGACCTCCCTGCAACAGCTAATTGCTGGATGAATGAGGCACGCGACATGTCTTATGACATGGCGGATTACATGGACAACTTACTATTTGTGTGGCCTAATCCCGTTGCCAACAACATCAAGAGCACCAGATCCCTCCGCAAACTGCCCAGTCATGTCAAGACTCCGAATACTATGGTTAATACTGCAGCAGCGCTATCAGAATTCAGGATGTATGTCCAGGAGGCGATTGCACGGCACCAGAGGTACGACCTCCATTTGTGCAGCACCTTGAGGCGTAGGTTTGTGCCCCTTGGCCCTATGCTTCTTCCAACACCGTATGAAGAAACTGCCGACATAGTAATTGATAGCCGGATGAGTGACTTTATTAACTCACTGGCTAACGACGGGGACCAGCAGCTCAAGGTGCTGTCTGTTCTTGGATCTGCTTGTCTTGGTAAAACTACACTTGCTAGAGTTTTGTATAACAGATTTGGGAAACAATACCATTGTCGAGCTTTCATTCGGGTGTCCAAGAAAATGGATATAAAGAGAACTTTCCATGACATTTTGTCGCAACTGCAACGTCATAATCTCGCACAGGATTCCGAGGAAACTGACTTCATTGACAATATCAAGAAATATCTACACAATAAAag GTACTTAATTATTCTTGACGATGTATGGGCTGCATCAGTATGGGACATTattagtcatgcttttccaaatggtAGTCATGGCAGCAGAATAATAACAACTACACAGATAGAAGAGGTTGCATTAGCATGTTGCTGTTATCAGGCAGAACATGTTTTTGAGATGAAACCCCTAGATGATGATCACTCTAGAAAGCTATTCTTTAACAGACTCTTTGGCTCTGAAAGTTATTGCCCTGAACAGTTCAAAGAGGTTTCAAACGAAATTATTGAAATGTGTGGTGGTTTGCCTCTAGCAATAATCAGTATAGCTAGTCTTTTAGCAAGCCAGCCTTTCGTATCAGTTGATCTATTGACATACATACATCATTCGCTATGCTTTTTATCGCCAAATTCTACTTCAGAAAGAACGAGACAAGTACTGAATGTGAGTTTCAGTTACCTTCCTCATTATTTGAAGACATGCCTACTCTATCTTAGTATGTACCAAGAGGGCTACAAATTCTGCAAGGATGATTTGGTAAAACAATGGGTGGTTGAAGGTTTTATTGATACCACAGGAGGGCCAGACATCAAGAAAGTTGCAGAAAGCTATCTCGATGAACTTATCTGTAGAAGATTCATTCAGCCTATACATATCAACTACAACAATGAGGTGTTGTCCTATGAGGTTCATGACATAGTACATGATCTTATTGCACACAAGtctgaagaaaaaaaattcattttgGCAGTAGACTACAGTCGAAAAAATGTATCACTTTCTCATAAGGTCCGTCGACTATCTCTCCTCTTTGGTGATGCAAGATATGCCAAGACACCACCAAACATCACAATGTCACAAGTTCGGTCTCTTAGATATTTTGGATCATTCGAGTGTTTGCCCTGTCTTACAGATTTCAAGCTTCTTCGTGTTCTAAACCTTCAACTATCGAGTCTTCATGGCAACAATGACCCTGTTGACCTCACTGGGATTTCACAACTGTTTCAGCTAAGATATTTGAAGATTGCATGTCATGTCTGCATAAAACTGCCGAACCATGGACTACAATTGTTGGAAACACTGGATATTATGGATGCAAGAGTCACTTCTGTTCCATGGGATATCCATCTCCCACATTTGTTGCACCTCAGTCTTCCTATCGAGGGAAATCTGCTGGATTGGTCTGTTAGTAAGGGGAGCCTTGGGAAGCTGAACTACCTGGAGGATCTTAGTCTTCGCCCCTCTACACCTTCTTATGTTGTAGAGAGAAGCATGGAAGCTATAGGTTCTTTAATCGAAGGACATGGCAGCCTGAAAACTATACAAGTGGTGGCTCATGGCTCTGGGGTTCGCGGCGCTTCAAAAGTAACCATTTTATGGGATTGCATGCCACCTCCACCCCTTCTCCAGAAGTTTGAATGCTCGCTGCACAGCTGCATCGTATTTTACCGGATTCCTAAATGGTTTACAGAACATGGCAACCTATGCATTTTGAAGATTTCAGTGAGGGAACTGACGATAAATTGTGTCGATATTCTCAGAGGATTGCCTGCCCTCACCGCTCTGTCTCTGTATGTGCAGAGGGCACCCATTCAACGAATCATCTTTGACAAGGCCGGGTTCTCTGTTCTCAAGTACTTCAAGTTGAGGTTCATGAGTGGTGTAGCTTGGCTAGCATTTGAGGCGTTTGCAATGCCTAATCTCTGGAAGCTCAAACTAGTTTTCAATGCCATCCCCCCAATGGACcaacatcttctttattattgtaACGAAGGCACATTCAAACGACATCAATGTGGTACTGCAGTTATCGGCATAGAGCATATGCCAGGCCTTAAAGAGATCACGGTAGAATTTGGGGGCGCAGCTGCTAATGTAGAGTATGCCTCGAGGACCTTCGTTAATAATCATCAGAGCAATCCTAAAATCAATATGCAAATGATGGGTTATAATTCTTATGAAGATGAAAGCAAAAACCAGAAAAAACAACCTGCGAATGAGATTCTGGAAGAACCAGATGAATACGACAAGGCATTGGAGAGAGCAGCTGATAAAAG GTCACAGGAGTCCTCTTCGCGCCTGCATGTCTTCACCATGGAGGAGCTCGTGTCCGCAACCAGCAACTTCTCCAAGGCAAACTTCCTCCATGGAAACCGTGACATTAACCGCCTTGGCGTCTACAAAGGTTCCTTCGGCGGCAATTTCCGCCCAGGCCTTGGGCCACAGGAGATTGCTGTCATCAG TCAGAGCTGGAGTATCTCAGGACCATGCATCATCCTCATCTGGCGAAGCTG A